From Gammaproteobacteria bacterium, one genomic window encodes:
- a CDS encoding response regulator, whose translation MICDDSGFARKQLARALPEGLATDVQFAANGREALAILEAEDIDLMFLDLTMPEMDGYQTLKAMSANDIEVPTIVVSG comes from the coding sequence TGATTTGCGATGACTCTGGCTTTGCCCGGAAACAACTTGCCCGAGCGTTACCAGAAGGTTTGGCGACCGATGTTCAGTTTGCTGCCAATGGACGGGAAGCGCTCGCCATTTTGGAAGCAGAAGACATCGATCTGATGTTTTTAGACCTCACCATGCCCGAAATGGATGGCTACCAGACATTGAAGGCGATGAGCGCCAATGACATTGAGGTGCCGACCATTGTCGTGTCTGG